A genomic segment from Anabas testudineus chromosome 6, fAnaTes1.2, whole genome shotgun sequence encodes:
- the mical2b gene encoding protein-methionine sulfoxide oxidase mical2b isoform X1 — protein MGETEDERTAQACQLFENFVQASTCKGTLQAFSILCRQLELDPLDHSNFYNLLKAAVSTWKVKALWTKLDKRAQHKVYDQNKACQGTRCLIIGGGPCGLRTAIELTLLGCKVVVIEKRHTFSRNNVLHLWPFTIHDLRGLGAKKFYGKFCAGSLDHISIRQLQLMLLKVSLILGVEIHVNVEFIKLVEPPAEQTDDSPGWRADVRPSSHPVSDFNFDVVIGADGRKNTLDGFTRKEFRGKLAIAITANFINRNTTAEAKVEEISGVAFIFNQKFFLELKEETGIDLENIVYYRDNTHYFVMTAKKQSLLDKGVILNDYIETERLLGADNVNQEALLSYAREAADFGTNYQLPSLDYAINHYGQPDVAMFDFTSMYASENAALIREKHGRQLLVALVGDSLLEPFWPMGTGCARGFLAAFDTAWMVRGWAQGKSPLEILAERESIYRLLPQTTTENISKNFEQYTIDPATRYPNLNSTCVRPHQVRHLYIDGQQDLCNLESGGPTRRSVNLSRKESEVRPGRLLTWCQKQTQGYRGVHVTNLTSSWKNGLALCALIHHHRPRLIDYDSLNEEDVAGNNQLAFDVAEREFGIQPVTTGKEMATQAEPDKLLVVLYLSKFYEAFRNSPINNGTRAPDENSEEYSSKTNHKVLNTPQPRKRVPRDDKKLEDDSVNKRRRKGNHYLTELSCHSAPPIGEDGELRENKVRSMATQLLAKFEENSSTAQTRSKDESPFDPSSSPSTTPLPLSDEDDDYDEEEEEREERENPRFAKPKDTPSPPPPPSVPPAHPKWQPSIYLRLLEDPSSVAQQTCFLYSPKASFSQGDCSRSRSPSRSKSPLSPPRSPSPNVDEHCYPEHHFSASPLSSVDLPSQRSEDPVQQNKAPKLSTREFSGRSIKERAALLSSMFPGSNKPPSSLLSPLSDSKVNASTSSPFSSLPPPSASVSKSSTAYPVVHPVPDPTAQAGFSPVSSPLYTAEHKDKIRKDTSTPSMYTDCEKTQQKPSLNVDSSSFNKASAALSLPCCDKSQEISSPQSDTNCENGNLPVSLLHKCLRICESSLNKNHKCEQEEGHRTLEDSKLNELDHMKCNGSCALENPRRITQESVVCSESCQTGAPSYTKERTVGKVSSAIDAKAQILAILYETDHRPNAMPCVARKDFPPGLGGSDICHFCTKRVYVMERLSAEGYFFHRECFRCDVCKCTLRLGGHTFDSQEAKFYCKMHYAQRQSSTHLSRFGRRMKDHSCTAPSSLDNGSYSSSGSVQIQLPGGASSLQSEQPDNDQNAVPEDTEMAVDALDAFCIVKSTAHDTTGAKGQSQDRTKGHCKIKKNNRWKSKIQAPFSFIKTFPKSGPLEKKEGQEGVSEADFEEITEETQTVCQNYDGSSKASADAKQPAERSESHEEGSATAQTVCSSSTPKKRLMIPLSEKEKLLDWEMKVTSEENPINTKATQQHEDQVPAETEADKLHKDSSQDGEPSQSQASASSLSAFQLIANAFRRKFSVTNPSRSSNTAVIMRPTRDRSRKKRPMSEGAFNLGSLFSTESLEPSGEEKAAAKPESWWASIEADPWGAGQDLPSLLQQVSLKGQRDSGGVFSDNMGSLSRKRVNLFSSLRLKKRELSDSEGKDHEIQKEIKTILTNLRNKASSQQNLEESSSSEDENENLTFNHKLCAERQRMKQEKTVAQQAKREQLKRLHRAQMIQRQLEEVGEKQRDLEERGVAIEKIIRGETDSCQTHDSDETQLYQSWFKLVLEKNRLARYESELMIFAQELELEDTQSRLQQDLRRRMAVEDTKKSASELQEEQEILSDIMKMVEKRDMLVSILEEQRLKERAEDRDLESLVLSKGYEFHWVQADDSWEQEKLDCED, from the exons ATGGGTGAGACGGAGGATGAGCGCACAGCCCAGGCCTGCCAGCTCTTTGAGAACTTTGTCCAGGCGTCCACATGTAAAGGGACTCTGCAGGCCTTCAGCATCCTCTGCAGGCAGCTGGAACTGGATCCTCTGGACCACAGCAACTTCTACAACTTGTTGAAGGCTGCAGTCAGCACGTGGAAGGTCAAGGCTCTGTGGACCAAGCTAGACAAAAGGGCACAGCACAAGGTCTACGACCAGAATAAAGCCTGCCAGGGCACCAGG TGTCTGATCATCGGAGGGGGTCCTTGTGGCCTGCGAACAGCCATTGAGCTCACCCTGCTGGGCTGCAAGGTTGTGGTGATTGAGAAGAGACACACTTTCTCCAGGAACAATGTGCTGCATCTTTGGCCCTTTACCATCCATGACCTCAGAGGCCTCGGAGCCAAGAAGTTCTACGGCAAGTTCTGTGCCGGCTCTCTCGACCACATCA GTATCCGTCAGCTCCAACTGATGCTGCTGAAAGTAAGTCTGATTCTGGGAGTGGAGATTCATGTCAACGTGGAGTTCATCAAACTTGTGGAGCCACCAGCCGAGCAGACGGATgaca gCCCTGGGTGGAGAGCAGATGTCCGGCCTTCCAGCCATCCCGTCTCGGACTTCAACTTTGACGTGGTGATTGGAGCCGACGGGCGCAAAAACACATTAGATG GTTTCACTCGCAAAGAGTTTCGTGGTAAGTTGGCCATTGCCATCACTGCAAACTTTATCAACAGGAATACCACAGCTGAGGCCAAGGTGGAAGAAATCAGTGGCGTGGCCTTCATCTTTAACCAAAAGTTCTTTCTGGAGCTCAAGGAGGAGACAG GAATCGACTTGGAGAACATAGTTTACTACAGAGACAACACCCACTACTTTGTCATGACAGCGAAGAAGCAGAGTCTGCTAGACAAAGGGGTCATCTTAAAT GACTATATAGAAACAGAGAGACTGCTGGGTGCTGACAACGTCAACCAGGAAGCATTGCTCTCCTATGCCCGTGAGGCAGCCGACTTTGGCACAAACTACCAGCTGCCATCCCTGGACTACGCCATCAACCACTACGGGCAGCCAGATGTAGCCATGTTTGACTTCACCAGCATGTACGCTTCAGAGAATGCTGCCTTAATCCGGGAGAAACATGGACGGCAGCTCCTTGTTGCGCTGGTGGGAGATAGTCTGCTTGAG CCCTTCTGGCCGATGGGTACAGGCTGTGCTCGGGGCTTTCTGGCAGCCTTTGACACAGCCTGGATGGTGAGGGGCTGGGCACAGGGCAAAAGCCCACTAGAGATACTGGCTGAGAg GGAGAGCATTTATAGACTGCTGCCTCAGACCACCACAGAAAACATCAGTAAGAACTTTGAACAGTACACCATTGATCCTGCTACTCGTTACCCCAACCTCAACTCCACCTGTGTACGCCCACATCAG GTTCGTCACCTGTACATTGATGGCCAACAGGACTTGTGTAACCTTGAAAGTGGAGGCCCCACACGTAGATCAGTCAACTTGTCCAGAAAAG AGTCTGAGGTGCGTCCTGGCCGCCTACTGACCTGGTGTCAGAAGCAGACCCAGGGCTACAGAGGAGTCCACGTCACCAACCTGACATCTTCCTGGAAGAACGGCCTGGCCCTCTGTGCTCTCATACACCACCACAGGCCTAGGCTTAT TGATTATGACTCTCTGAACGAGGAGGATGTTGCTGGGAATAATCAGTTGGCATTCGATGTGGCTGAGCGAGAGTTCGGTATCCAGCCAGTGACGACAGGAAAGGAGATGGCTACACAGGCTGAACCAGACAAGCTGCTGGTGGTCCTCTACCTCTCCAAGTTCTACGAGGCCTTTAGGAATTCCCCAATAAACAATG GTACAAGAGCACCAGATGAAAATAGTGAAGAATATTCATCGAAAACCAACCACAAAGTACTGAACACGCCTCAGCCCAGGAAGAGGGTACCCAGG GATGACAAGAAACTGGAAGACGATTCTGTCAACAAGAGACGGCGAAAGGGCAACCACTACCTCACTGAG TTGTCCTGTCACAGTGCGCCCCCTATTGGTGAGGATGGAGAGCTGCGGGAGAATAAGGTCCGCTCCATGGCAACTCAGCTGCTGGCCAAATTTGAGGAGAACTCATCAACAGCACAGACACGCAGCAAG GATGAGAGCCCATTTGAtccatcttcctctccttccaccACCCCGCTCCCTCTTtcagatgaggatgatgactatgatgaggaagaagaggagagggaggagagagaaaacccTCGTTTTGCAAAGCCCAAAGACAcaccctctccccctcctcctccttctgttcCTCCTGCTCACCCAAAATGGCAG CCCTCCATCTACCTTCGCTTATTGGAGGACCCCAGTTCTGTGGCTCAGCAGACTTGTTTCCTCTATTCCCCTAAAGCCTCCTTCTCTCAGGGTGACTGCAGTCGCTCTCGTTCCCCCTCACGCTCTAAGAGCCCCTTAAGTCCTCCCCGTTCTCCCAGTCCTAACGTTGATGAGCATTGCTATCCAGAACATCacttctctgcttctcctctttCAAGTGTTGATCTTCCCTCTCAGAGGTCAGAGGATCCAGTGCAGCAG AATAAAGCCCCGAAACTGTCTACTAGAGAATTTTCAGGGAGGAGTATAAAGGAGAGAGCGGCCCTCCTGTCCTCCATGTTTCCTGGCTCCAACAaacctccttcctctcttctttctcctctatctGACTCCAAG GTGAACGCATCCACTTCCTCCCCTTTttcttcacttcctcctccatctgccTCTGTATCCAAGAGCTCCACTGCTTACCCTGTTGTTCACCCTGTCCCTGACCCCACTGCCCAGGCTGGTTTCtcccctgtctcctctcctttgtACACTGCTGAACACAAAGACAAGATTCGGAAAGACACATCTACTCCCTCAATGTACACTGactgtgaaaaaacacagcaaaaaccCTCTCTTAATGTTGATTCCTCCTCCTTCAACAAAGCATCTGCTGCCCTTTCTTTGCCTTGCTGTGACAAGAGCCAGGAGATCTCTTCTCCCCAATCTGACACCAACTGTGAAAATGGAAACCTTCCAGTCTCTTTGCTGCACAAGTGCCTGAGGATATGTGAGAGTTCTCTGAATAAGAATCATAAATGTGAGCAGGAAGAGGGCCACAGAACTCTTGAAGAtagtaaattaaatgaactTGATCACATGAAG TGCAATGGGAGCTGTGCTCTTGAGAATCCCAGAAGAATCACTCAAGAGTCAGTCGTCTGCTCTGAGAGTTGTCAAACTGGAGCTCCTAGTTACACTAAAGAG CGTACAGTTGGAAAGGTATCATCAGCCATAGACGCTAAAGCTCAGATACTGGCTATCCTCTATGAGACAGACCACCGGCCCAATGCCATGCCG TGCGTGGCACGTAAGGACTTTCCTCCTGGGCTCGGCGGCAGTGACATCTGCCACTTCTGCACCAAGAGGGTGTATGTGATGGAGAGACTAAGCGCAGAGGGCTACTTCTTTCATCGGGAGTGTTTCCGTTGTGACGTCTGCAAGTGCACCCTCCGTCTGGGAGGACACACTTTTGATTCACAGGAGG CAAAGTTCTACTGCAAGATGCATTATGCCCAGCGCCAATCCAGCACTCACTTAAGCAGGTTCGGAAGGAGAATG AAGGACCATAGCTGTACCGCACCCTCGTCGCTGGACAACGGGAGCTACTCATCGTCGGGCAGCGTTCAGATCCAACTACCAG gTGGGGCATCCAGCTTGCAATCGGAGCAGCCTGATAACGATCAGAATGCAGTTCCTGAAGACACAGAAATGGCTGTAGATGCTCTGGATGCTTTCTGCATCGTGAAATCCACAGCACATGACACCACAGGGGCCAAAGGCCAAAGCCAGGACAGAACCAAAG GTCATTGTAAAATCAAAAAGAATAATAGATGGAAAAGCAAGATCCAAGCAC CCTTCAGCTTCATTAAGACCTTCCCAAAAAGCGGgccactggaaaaaaaagagggacaAGAGGGCGTCTCTGAAGCGGACTTTGAGGAGATCACAGAAGAAACCCAAACAGTATGCCAg AACTACGATGGCAGTTCTAAGGCATCTGCTGATGCCAAGCAACCTGCCGAGAGAAGTGAGAGTCATGAAGAAGGCTCAGCTACAGCACAGACAGTCTGCAGCTCGTCCACCCCGAAGAAACGCTTGATGATACCACTTTCTGAGAAAGAGAAGCTTCTAGACTGGGAAATGAAAGTCACATCAGAAGAAAATCCTATTAACACAAAGGCTACACAGCAACATGAAGACCAG GTaccagcagagacagaagcagaTAAGCTTCATAAAGACTCAAGCCAGGATGGAGAACCATCTCAGAGCCAAGCCTCTGCCTCGTCCCTCTCAGCTTTCCAGCTCATAGCCAACGCCTTCAGGAGGAAGTTTAGTGTGACCAATCCCTCCAGGAGCTCCAACACTGCAGTcataat GCGACCCACACGCGACAGGTCCCGCAAAAAAAGGCCCATGTCAGAGGGTGCGTTCAACCTTGGTTCCCTCTTTAGCACTGAGAGTTTGGAGCCATCTGGAGAGGAGAAGGCGGCAGCCAAGCCTGAATCTTGGTGGGCATCTATAGAGGCCGATCCATGGGGAGCGGGGCAAGACCTGCCCTCTTTGCTGCAGCAGGTGTCCCTAAAGGGCCAGAGGGACTCTGGAGGGGTGTTCTCTGACAACATGGGCTCATTGTCCCGTAAGAGGGTCAACCTCTTCTCTTCCCTGAGGCTGAAGAAGAGGGAGTTGTCTGACAGTGAAGGGAAAGACCACGAGAttcagaaggaaataaaaaccatCCTCACCAACCTCAGAAACAAAG CCTCTAGTCAACAGAATCTGGAGGAGTCTTCGTCCAGcgaggatgaaaatgaaaacctgaCATTCAATCACAAG CTGtgtgcagagagacagaggatgaaGCAGGAGAAGACGGTGGCGCAGCAGGCTAAAAGAGAACAGCTGAAGAGGCTTCATAGAGCTCAG ATGATCCAAAGACAACTTGAGGAAgttggagagaaacagagagaccTGGAGGAGAGGGGCGTGGCTATCGAAAAGATCATAAGAGGAGAAACGG ATTCATGTCAAACTCATGACAGTGATGAGACCCAGCTCTATCAGTCTTGGTTTAAACTTGTTCTGGAGAAGAACAGATTGGCTCGCTATGAGTCTGAACTCATGATCTT CGCCCAGGAGCTTGAACTGGAGGACACACAGAGCCGACTGCAACAAGATCTAAGACGCAGAATGGCAGTAGAAG ATACAAAGAAGAGTGCATCTGAGCTTCAGGAGGAGCAGGAAATTCTATCAGATATCATGAAGATGGTGGAGAAAAGAGACATGCTGGTCTCGATACTGGAGGAGCAGAGGCTGAAGGAGAGGGCTGAGGACAGGGACCTGGAGAGCCTCGTACTGTCCAAGGGATATGAATTCCACTGGGTCCAGGCAGATGACAGCTGGGAGCAGGAAAAACTGGACTGTGAGGACTGA
- the mical2b gene encoding protein-methionine sulfoxide oxidase mical2b isoform X4, with protein MGETEDERTAQACQLFENFVQASTCKGTLQAFSILCRQLELDPLDHSNFYNLLKAAVSTWKVKALWTKLDKRAQHKVYDQNKACQGTRCLIIGGGPCGLRTAIELTLLGCKVVVIEKRHTFSRNNVLHLWPFTIHDLRGLGAKKFYGKFCAGSLDHISIRQLQLMLLKVSLILGVEIHVNVEFIKLVEPPAEQTDDSPGWRADVRPSSHPVSDFNFDVVIGADGRKNTLDGFTRKEFRGKLAIAITANFINRNTTAEAKVEEISGVAFIFNQKFFLELKEETGIDLENIVYYRDNTHYFVMTAKKQSLLDKGVILNDYIETERLLGADNVNQEALLSYAREAADFGTNYQLPSLDYAINHYGQPDVAMFDFTSMYASENAALIREKHGRQLLVALVGDSLLEPFWPMGTGCARGFLAAFDTAWMVRGWAQGKSPLEILAERESIYRLLPQTTTENISKNFEQYTIDPATRYPNLNSTCVRPHQVRHLYIDGQQDLCNLESGGPTRRSVNLSRKESEVRPGRLLTWCQKQTQGYRGVHVTNLTSSWKNGLALCALIHHHRPRLIDYDSLNEEDVAGNNQLAFDVAEREFGIQPVTTGKEMATQAEPDKLLVVLYLSKFYEAFRNSPINNGTRAPDENSEEYSSKTNHKVLNTPQPRKRVPRDDKKLEDDSVNKRRRKGNHYLTELSCHSAPPIGEDGELRENKVRSMATQLLAKFEENSSTAQTRSKDESPFDPSSSPSTTPLPLSDEDDDYDEEEEEREERENPRFAKPKDTPSPPPPPSVPPAHPKWQCVARKDFPPGLGGSDICHFCTKRVYVMERLSAEGYFFHRECFRCDVCKCTLRLGGHTFDSQEAKFYCKMHYAQRQSSTHLSRFGRRMKDHSCTAPSSLDNGSYSSSGSVQIQLPGGASSLQSEQPDNDQNAVPEDTEMAVDALDAFCIVKSTAHDTTGAKGQSQDRTKGHCKIKKNNRWKSKIQAPFSFIKTFPKSGPLEKKEGQEGVSEADFEEITEETQTVCQNYDGSSKASADAKQPAERSESHEEGSATAQTVCSSSTPKKRLMIPLSEKEKLLDWEMKVTSEENPINTKATQQHEDQVPAETEADKLHKDSSQDGEPSQSQASASSLSAFQLIANAFRRKFSVTNPSRSSNTAVIMRPTRDRSRKKRPMSEGAFNLGSLFSTESLEPSGEEKAAAKPESWWASIEADPWGAGQDLPSLLQQVSLKGQRDSGGVFSDNMGSLSRKRVNLFSSLRLKKRELSDSEGKDHEIQKEIKTILTNLRNKASSQQNLEESSSSEDENENLTFNHKLCAERQRMKQEKTVAQQAKREQLKRLHRAQMIQRQLEEVGEKQRDLEERGVAIEKIIRGETDSCQTHDSDETQLYQSWFKLVLEKNRLARYESELMIFAQELELEDTQSRLQQDLRRRMAVEDTKKSASELQEEQEILSDIMKMVEKRDMLVSILEEQRLKERAEDRDLESLVLSKGYEFHWVQADDSWEQEKLDCED; from the exons ATGGGTGAGACGGAGGATGAGCGCACAGCCCAGGCCTGCCAGCTCTTTGAGAACTTTGTCCAGGCGTCCACATGTAAAGGGACTCTGCAGGCCTTCAGCATCCTCTGCAGGCAGCTGGAACTGGATCCTCTGGACCACAGCAACTTCTACAACTTGTTGAAGGCTGCAGTCAGCACGTGGAAGGTCAAGGCTCTGTGGACCAAGCTAGACAAAAGGGCACAGCACAAGGTCTACGACCAGAATAAAGCCTGCCAGGGCACCAGG TGTCTGATCATCGGAGGGGGTCCTTGTGGCCTGCGAACAGCCATTGAGCTCACCCTGCTGGGCTGCAAGGTTGTGGTGATTGAGAAGAGACACACTTTCTCCAGGAACAATGTGCTGCATCTTTGGCCCTTTACCATCCATGACCTCAGAGGCCTCGGAGCCAAGAAGTTCTACGGCAAGTTCTGTGCCGGCTCTCTCGACCACATCA GTATCCGTCAGCTCCAACTGATGCTGCTGAAAGTAAGTCTGATTCTGGGAGTGGAGATTCATGTCAACGTGGAGTTCATCAAACTTGTGGAGCCACCAGCCGAGCAGACGGATgaca gCCCTGGGTGGAGAGCAGATGTCCGGCCTTCCAGCCATCCCGTCTCGGACTTCAACTTTGACGTGGTGATTGGAGCCGACGGGCGCAAAAACACATTAGATG GTTTCACTCGCAAAGAGTTTCGTGGTAAGTTGGCCATTGCCATCACTGCAAACTTTATCAACAGGAATACCACAGCTGAGGCCAAGGTGGAAGAAATCAGTGGCGTGGCCTTCATCTTTAACCAAAAGTTCTTTCTGGAGCTCAAGGAGGAGACAG GAATCGACTTGGAGAACATAGTTTACTACAGAGACAACACCCACTACTTTGTCATGACAGCGAAGAAGCAGAGTCTGCTAGACAAAGGGGTCATCTTAAAT GACTATATAGAAACAGAGAGACTGCTGGGTGCTGACAACGTCAACCAGGAAGCATTGCTCTCCTATGCCCGTGAGGCAGCCGACTTTGGCACAAACTACCAGCTGCCATCCCTGGACTACGCCATCAACCACTACGGGCAGCCAGATGTAGCCATGTTTGACTTCACCAGCATGTACGCTTCAGAGAATGCTGCCTTAATCCGGGAGAAACATGGACGGCAGCTCCTTGTTGCGCTGGTGGGAGATAGTCTGCTTGAG CCCTTCTGGCCGATGGGTACAGGCTGTGCTCGGGGCTTTCTGGCAGCCTTTGACACAGCCTGGATGGTGAGGGGCTGGGCACAGGGCAAAAGCCCACTAGAGATACTGGCTGAGAg GGAGAGCATTTATAGACTGCTGCCTCAGACCACCACAGAAAACATCAGTAAGAACTTTGAACAGTACACCATTGATCCTGCTACTCGTTACCCCAACCTCAACTCCACCTGTGTACGCCCACATCAG GTTCGTCACCTGTACATTGATGGCCAACAGGACTTGTGTAACCTTGAAAGTGGAGGCCCCACACGTAGATCAGTCAACTTGTCCAGAAAAG AGTCTGAGGTGCGTCCTGGCCGCCTACTGACCTGGTGTCAGAAGCAGACCCAGGGCTACAGAGGAGTCCACGTCACCAACCTGACATCTTCCTGGAAGAACGGCCTGGCCCTCTGTGCTCTCATACACCACCACAGGCCTAGGCTTAT TGATTATGACTCTCTGAACGAGGAGGATGTTGCTGGGAATAATCAGTTGGCATTCGATGTGGCTGAGCGAGAGTTCGGTATCCAGCCAGTGACGACAGGAAAGGAGATGGCTACACAGGCTGAACCAGACAAGCTGCTGGTGGTCCTCTACCTCTCCAAGTTCTACGAGGCCTTTAGGAATTCCCCAATAAACAATG GTACAAGAGCACCAGATGAAAATAGTGAAGAATATTCATCGAAAACCAACCACAAAGTACTGAACACGCCTCAGCCCAGGAAGAGGGTACCCAGG GATGACAAGAAACTGGAAGACGATTCTGTCAACAAGAGACGGCGAAAGGGCAACCACTACCTCACTGAG TTGTCCTGTCACAGTGCGCCCCCTATTGGTGAGGATGGAGAGCTGCGGGAGAATAAGGTCCGCTCCATGGCAACTCAGCTGCTGGCCAAATTTGAGGAGAACTCATCAACAGCACAGACACGCAGCAAG GATGAGAGCCCATTTGAtccatcttcctctccttccaccACCCCGCTCCCTCTTtcagatgaggatgatgactatgatgaggaagaagaggagagggaggagagagaaaacccTCGTTTTGCAAAGCCCAAAGACAcaccctctccccctcctcctccttctgttcCTCCTGCTCACCCAAAATGGCAG TGCGTGGCACGTAAGGACTTTCCTCCTGGGCTCGGCGGCAGTGACATCTGCCACTTCTGCACCAAGAGGGTGTATGTGATGGAGAGACTAAGCGCAGAGGGCTACTTCTTTCATCGGGAGTGTTTCCGTTGTGACGTCTGCAAGTGCACCCTCCGTCTGGGAGGACACACTTTTGATTCACAGGAGG CAAAGTTCTACTGCAAGATGCATTATGCCCAGCGCCAATCCAGCACTCACTTAAGCAGGTTCGGAAGGAGAATG AAGGACCATAGCTGTACCGCACCCTCGTCGCTGGACAACGGGAGCTACTCATCGTCGGGCAGCGTTCAGATCCAACTACCAG gTGGGGCATCCAGCTTGCAATCGGAGCAGCCTGATAACGATCAGAATGCAGTTCCTGAAGACACAGAAATGGCTGTAGATGCTCTGGATGCTTTCTGCATCGTGAAATCCACAGCACATGACACCACAGGGGCCAAAGGCCAAAGCCAGGACAGAACCAAAG GTCATTGTAAAATCAAAAAGAATAATAGATGGAAAAGCAAGATCCAAGCAC CCTTCAGCTTCATTAAGACCTTCCCAAAAAGCGGgccactggaaaaaaaagagggacaAGAGGGCGTCTCTGAAGCGGACTTTGAGGAGATCACAGAAGAAACCCAAACAGTATGCCAg AACTACGATGGCAGTTCTAAGGCATCTGCTGATGCCAAGCAACCTGCCGAGAGAAGTGAGAGTCATGAAGAAGGCTCAGCTACAGCACAGACAGTCTGCAGCTCGTCCACCCCGAAGAAACGCTTGATGATACCACTTTCTGAGAAAGAGAAGCTTCTAGACTGGGAAATGAAAGTCACATCAGAAGAAAATCCTATTAACACAAAGGCTACACAGCAACATGAAGACCAG GTaccagcagagacagaagcagaTAAGCTTCATAAAGACTCAAGCCAGGATGGAGAACCATCTCAGAGCCAAGCCTCTGCCTCGTCCCTCTCAGCTTTCCAGCTCATAGCCAACGCCTTCAGGAGGAAGTTTAGTGTGACCAATCCCTCCAGGAGCTCCAACACTGCAGTcataat GCGACCCACACGCGACAGGTCCCGCAAAAAAAGGCCCATGTCAGAGGGTGCGTTCAACCTTGGTTCCCTCTTTAGCACTGAGAGTTTGGAGCCATCTGGAGAGGAGAAGGCGGCAGCCAAGCCTGAATCTTGGTGGGCATCTATAGAGGCCGATCCATGGGGAGCGGGGCAAGACCTGCCCTCTTTGCTGCAGCAGGTGTCCCTAAAGGGCCAGAGGGACTCTGGAGGGGTGTTCTCTGACAACATGGGCTCATTGTCCCGTAAGAGGGTCAACCTCTTCTCTTCCCTGAGGCTGAAGAAGAGGGAGTTGTCTGACAGTGAAGGGAAAGACCACGAGAttcagaaggaaataaaaaccatCCTCACCAACCTCAGAAACAAAG CCTCTAGTCAACAGAATCTGGAGGAGTCTTCGTCCAGcgaggatgaaaatgaaaacctgaCATTCAATCACAAG CTGtgtgcagagagacagaggatgaaGCAGGAGAAGACGGTGGCGCAGCAGGCTAAAAGAGAACAGCTGAAGAGGCTTCATAGAGCTCAG ATGATCCAAAGACAACTTGAGGAAgttggagagaaacagagagaccTGGAGGAGAGGGGCGTGGCTATCGAAAAGATCATAAGAGGAGAAACGG ATTCATGTCAAACTCATGACAGTGATGAGACCCAGCTCTATCAGTCTTGGTTTAAACTTGTTCTGGAGAAGAACAGATTGGCTCGCTATGAGTCTGAACTCATGATCTT CGCCCAGGAGCTTGAACTGGAGGACACACAGAGCCGACTGCAACAAGATCTAAGACGCAGAATGGCAGTAGAAG ATACAAAGAAGAGTGCATCTGAGCTTCAGGAGGAGCAGGAAATTCTATCAGATATCATGAAGATGGTGGAGAAAAGAGACATGCTGGTCTCGATACTGGAGGAGCAGAGGCTGAAGGAGAGGGCTGAGGACAGGGACCTGGAGAGCCTCGTACTGTCCAAGGGATATGAATTCCACTGGGTCCAGGCAGATGACAGCTGGGAGCAGGAAAAACTGGACTGTGAGGACTGA